Genomic segment of Arachis hypogaea cultivar Tifrunner chromosome 11, arahy.Tifrunner.gnm2.J5K5, whole genome shotgun sequence:
ACATATATGCAGTGAATGAAACAAATGGATCCCTTATTTGGAAGCAGAACTTGCATGAATTAACAGGTCTAAATGCAACTGGATTAGTGCTCAATGTGAATTGGACAGTGTCAAGATCAACTCCTACAATAGTTGGTGATCATGATTTATTGATGGTTGGAATTTATGGCCCTGCTGCAGTTATTGGTCTAAACAGAACAAATGGTAAGCTTTTGTGGTTAACCTATTTGGATCATCATCCTGCAGCACTTATCACCATGTCTGGAACATATTACAAAGGGTTAGTACATGAATAATAATGCCACCTTTCTCTTTCTAATTCATACTctgcatttcttcttcttttttagtttttttttagtttttttttggggGTAAAGTTAAACTCAATACTCAATAGTTATGCTGATGAACTTGGTGGCAAAATacatctttaaaaaatatatatatgtttgctGCTATTCTATTTTTGGATTCataagtttttttaattattcttgaaGTTTTATAATTCAAACATttctaatttgatttttatactgAAGAAAGAATtttcaataagtttcttttaattgTGATTAAGTCCCTTTGTACAATTTATTTCCTATTGTCTAACATGGAGTTTAACtacaatattttaaattaaaagtctAGTTGAAATAAAATTGTTTATATGCTATAAGATTTTGATATGAAGTATTTTAGTTACAAGatcttaattaaaaagatttctattgtaatataaaaaatctaataaaactTTATAAAGTAAAGAGACATTAAAAATTGAACAAAACTAGAGGGACATCTATAATAATTTAACCTAAAGTGTTTCCACAAAGTCAACCATCTGAAAATGTTAGAAAACAGCAAATCCTTGTTCAGTTGttgataataaatatattactaCGCAATATGCCTTAAATATGAGatgacatttattttattttgcatcaAGAGGTATACTCTATGATTGTTCAAAGAATATGATGAGCTATTCAACATTATGCAAGTTCTTACCCAATCTAAGTTGCAAACCAGAATTGAACAAATGTGGCAATATTTTTATCTTACACTTTCAATTGAATTCTGAATTACTTATGGTGCATTGGTATCCATTAGAGGTTACTATGTTGGAACATCATCACTAGAAGAAGCTGAAACCATTGAACGATGCTGCATATTTCGAGGCAGCATGGCGAAACTTGATGCCTTATCCGGCGCCATCATATGGCAAACCTACACGTTACCGGATAACAATGGCACGGTTGGAGGGTATGCAGGAGCAGCCATATGGGGTAGCAGCCcctccattgatgctcaaagaaaCCATGTCTACATTGCCACTGGGAACCTCTACTCTGCGCCGCAACGAATACTTGAGTGTCAAGAAAGGCAGAGCAACAGAACAGTGCCTACTGAACCTGATGACTGTGTTGAGCCTGAAAACCACTCCAATTCAATCTTGGCCCTTGATTTGGACACTGGAAAGATCGAATGGTACCGGCAACTAGGAGGGTATGATGTATGGTTTTATCAATGCAACAATGCTTCAATTCCCGGTTGTCCTCCTTCTGGTCCTACCCCTGATGCTGATTTTGgtgaggcaccaatgatgttgAGTGTATATGTTAATGGAACTAAGAAAGATCTTGTTGCTGCTGTTCAGAAAAGTGGCTATGCATGGGCTTTGGATCGCAACAATGGCAACATTACTTGGTTCACGGTAAGACCTGAAAACGTTTTGAATCAAAGACTGGCTGAACTCAAGTGTGAGTCACACTAAAATGTTTGACATAGATAAAGCAATTAGAATCATAAATGAAATCAATTATAACAGTAAATCATTACCTAATGAAGTGATAAATGAAAACCTCAATCACATTTCAAGATTACACAAAGTCAAATCctatcataaaaaatttatttttatcatgtatcaaTAACTGTGTTGTATCATAACAAAttcatgcttttcataattctCACCGTGGATAAAAAATGTTATATACACACAAAAAATAAGTCACTGaatcaatcattatatatttgtatataaaatatatttaacttGTTTTCAATATACACTGATGTGATGACTGATTTTTTGTTTATAGGTGGTATGGTTGAAGCTTACATGTAGAGCAGTAACTAATCAATGAATAAAACATTCACACTTTTGAGCTTTGCCCCTTTTGCAGGAAGCTGGACCAGGCGGAATAGTAGGAGGAGGAACATGGGGTGCGGCGACGGACGAAAGGAGAGTTTACACAA
This window contains:
- the LOC112720044 gene encoding uncharacterized protein, which gives rise to METPKFSTGFVFCLFLFCVHAALVFASTSNWQHSQDWLNHGGDLFNRRYGYKEFKISPKTAPNLSLKWKFYAGKDITATPAIYEDTLYFPSWNGNIYAVNETNGSLIWKQNLHELTGLNATGLVLNVNWTVSRSTPTIVGDHDLLMVGIYGPAAVIGLNRTNGKLLWLTYLDHHPAALITMSGTYYKGGYYVGTSSLEEAETIERCCIFRGSMAKLDALSGAIIWQTYTLPDNNGTVGGYAGAAIWGSSPSIDAQRNHVYIATGNLYSAPQRILECQERQSNRTVPTEPDDCVEPENHSNSILALDLDTGKIEWYRQLGGYDVWFYQCNNASIPGCPPSGPTPDADFGEAPMMLSVYVNGTKKDLVAAVQKSGYAWALDRNNGNITWFTEAGPGGIVGGGTWGAATDERRVYTNIVNSGAKNFTLAPSNRTTTSGGWVAMDANNGKIVWSTANPSNSTSIGPVSVANDVVFAGSIDLLGSIYAMNAKNGKILWSYKTGASVYGGMSISNGCIYVGSGYNVSLGFPILSGGTSLSAFCV